The Metabacillus schmidteae genome has a segment encoding these proteins:
- a CDS encoding 2-dehydropantoate 2-reductase, with the protein MEIGIIGAGSLGLLYSYYLSKKHKVTLYTNRQEQADQINNLGIHMVKGSISDRAIVHATAKKSYKESILIITVKQYQLDSIINVLKMLSPRTIVFLQNGMGHISRLNSLLDHRVIVGIAEHGALKSDEHIVHHTGEGMTKLAAYQHQAEIVQNLSFLEKDQINHFPFEFLSEWEKMLNEKLVVNATINPLTAVLRVKNGELMSNMYYKKLFYELFKEVISILEMEKRKELWDHVSGICLKTAENESSMFRDVQHHRQTEIDSILGYLILNAGGKNIPHVSFLYNAIKGIESR; encoded by the coding sequence ATGGAAATTGGAATTATTGGGGCGGGTTCATTGGGGCTTCTTTATTCTTACTATCTATCTAAAAAGCATAAAGTAACTCTATATACAAATCGACAAGAACAAGCTGATCAAATTAATAACCTAGGAATCCATATGGTTAAAGGAAGCATTAGTGATAGAGCCATTGTGCATGCAACAGCTAAAAAAAGTTATAAGGAGTCTATACTTATTATAACTGTAAAGCAATATCAATTAGATTCAATCATAAACGTTCTAAAAATGCTTAGTCCTAGAACTATTGTGTTTCTGCAAAATGGCATGGGACATATTAGTCGATTGAATTCTTTGCTAGATCATCGTGTTATAGTCGGGATAGCCGAGCATGGAGCTTTAAAGTCAGATGAACATATCGTTCATCATACAGGAGAAGGTATGACAAAGCTCGCAGCTTATCAACATCAAGCCGAGATTGTTCAAAACTTAAGTTTTTTAGAAAAAGATCAAATAAATCATTTTCCCTTTGAATTTTTGTCAGAGTGGGAAAAAATGTTAAATGAAAAATTGGTTGTAAATGCTACTATTAATCCATTAACAGCTGTTTTACGAGTGAAAAATGGTGAATTAATGTCGAATATGTATTATAAAAAGTTATTCTATGAGCTTTTTAAAGAAGTAATATCAATTCTTGAGATGGAAAAAAGGAAAGAATTATGGGATCATGTGAGTGGAATCTGCTTGAAAACAGCTGAAAATGAGTCATCTATGTTTCGGGATGTTCAACATCATCGCCAAACAGAAATTGATTCAATTTTAGGGTATCTAA
- a CDS encoding SepM family pheromone-processing serine protease — protein sequence MKSRTILRSSLVLAIILLIMSFIKLPFYITQPGMASELEPIIKVENGFDDEEGSFSLTTVRFGRANPLTYMWAKLNEFYYIHPLEEIKREDESDKEYMNRQLHMMEVSQESAISVAYQKANKKIDYTFHGIYVDGVIKNMPASSKLKVGDRIYKVDSLEFQTAEEFIDYVAKKKEGEEVTITYERDGKQDKTNITLASFPDQPEKIGLGISLVTDRQMDVEPKIELQTEEIGGPSAGLMMSLEIFNQLTEGDLTKGYKIAGTGTINAEGEVGPIGGISQKIVAADKEGMDIFFAPNEQGVPTSNYNEAIETGKKIGTEMKIIPVDTFDEAIKYLNDLQGKNF from the coding sequence ATGAAGAGTAGAACTATTTTGCGGTCCAGTTTGGTTTTGGCCATTATTTTGCTAATTATGTCATTTATTAAGCTACCTTTTTATATTACCCAACCTGGTATGGCGTCAGAACTAGAACCTATTATCAAAGTTGAAAACGGATTTGACGATGAAGAGGGAAGCTTTTCTTTAACGACAGTACGTTTTGGTCGTGCCAATCCTTTAACATATATGTGGGCAAAGCTGAATGAATTTTATTATATTCACCCTTTAGAAGAAATAAAGAGAGAAGACGAATCTGATAAAGAATATATGAACAGACAATTACATATGATGGAAGTTTCCCAAGAGTCTGCTATATCTGTTGCGTATCAAAAAGCAAATAAAAAAATAGACTATACATTCCATGGTATTTATGTAGATGGAGTCATAAAAAATATGCCCGCTTCATCAAAATTAAAGGTCGGTGATCGTATTTATAAAGTAGATTCACTAGAGTTTCAAACAGCTGAAGAATTTATTGATTATGTAGCAAAAAAGAAAGAAGGCGAGGAAGTGACCATAACCTATGAAAGAGATGGGAAACAAGACAAAACAAATATAACATTGGCATCATTTCCAGATCAACCTGAAAAAATAGGATTGGGCATTTCACTAGTGACTGATCGACAAATGGATGTAGAGCCTAAAATTGAACTGCAGACTGAGGAAATAGGTGGACCTTCAGCTGGTCTAATGATGTCACTGGAAATTTTCAACCAATTAACAGAAGGTGACTTAACGAAAGGCTACAAGATTGCTGGCACTGGTACGATAAACGCTGAAGGAGAGGTTGGACCAATTGGTGGTATATCACAGAAAATTGTTGCGGCTGACAAAGAGGGAATGGACATATTCTTTGCACCAAATGAACAAGGGGTTCCAACATCTAATTACAACGAGGCTATTGAAACTGGAAAGAAAATCGGCACGGAAATGAAGATAATACCTGTTGACACGTTTGATGAAGCAATTAAATATTTAAATGATTTACAGGGAAAGAATTTCTAA
- a CDS encoding N-acetyltransferase has product MLKVERLLVNYKTLEEFKKFKEYGIQELSMLEDLQSNIIEDDSNSPFYGIYFGDKLVARMSLYQVDKKFDQYFQPQQDYLELWKLEVLPNYQGKGYGKALVEYAKSFQLPIKTNPRIKSSEFWSKLGFEPVKYDMDRDKGENPIVWYPVGTTQQ; this is encoded by the coding sequence ATGTTAAAGGTTGAAAGATTATTAGTCAATTATAAAACCTTAGAAGAATTTAAAAAATTTAAAGAATATGGTATTCAAGAGCTTTCAATGCTGGAAGATCTACAGTCAAACATAATTGAAGATGACAGCAACTCACCATTTTACGGAATTTACTTTGGAGATAAGCTTGTAGCAAGAATGAGCCTATATCAAGTTGACAAAAAATTTGATCAATACTTCCAACCACAGCAAGATTACTTAGAACTATGGAAACTTGAGGTTCTGCCTAATTACCAAGGAAAAGGCTACGGTAAAGCTCTTGTTGAATATGCTAAATCTTTTCAACTACCGATCAAAACAAACCCTAGAATAAAATCAAGTGAATTTTGGTCAAAGTTGGGTTTTGAGCCAGTCAAATATGATATGGATAGAGATAAAGGAGAAAACCCAATAGTATGGTATCCAGTTGGTACTACCCAACAATAA
- the rpmF gene encoding 50S ribosomal protein L32 gives MAVPFRRTSKTRKRLRRTHFKLQVPGMVECPSCGESKLAHRVCKACGTYKGKDVVSK, from the coding sequence ATGGCTGTACCTTTTAGAAGAACTTCTAAAACGAGAAAACGACTACGTCGTACACACTTTAAACTACAAGTACCTGGTATGGTAGAATGCCCAAGCTGCGGTGAAAGCAAACTAGCTCACCGTGTATGTAAAGCATGTGGAACATACAAAGGAAAAGATGTTGTTAGCAAATAA
- a CDS encoding nucleotidyltransferase, whose protein sequence is MNVLGIVVEYNPLHNGHLFHLNESKKITNADVVIAVMSGYFLQRGEPALVSKWTRTEMALASGVDIVVELPYAFATQKAETFANGAVSILDALYCDFLCFGSEAGKIEPFLLTNELLSQSNEYYDALIQKYMKTGVSYPKAQTLAFQNLCSGEHQSSYIDLSLPNNILGYHYVKAIHDQRSKMKPTTIKRTSAGYHDLHFHSPTIASATSIRKAIFSGNLQIDAYVPDQTFKLINNYEEKYKSLHQWECYFQLLKYRIMTMSLDDINAIYEVEEGLEYRLKQHIQKATSFQNFMERIKTKRYTWTRLQRLCTHILTNTTKSQINKLTMQKSSYIRLLGMSDIGQKYLSEHKKKVNLPIISKLSTSQDSLLDLDIKAAHTYFMIMPEPIRTKLLQKEFATPPIRFNKN, encoded by the coding sequence ATGAATGTATTAGGAATTGTTGTTGAATATAACCCTTTACATAATGGACATTTATTTCATTTAAATGAATCTAAAAAAATAACGAATGCCGATGTTGTGATTGCGGTTATGAGTGGATATTTCTTACAGCGTGGAGAACCAGCTCTTGTCTCAAAATGGACGAGAACAGAAATGGCCCTTGCAAGTGGTGTTGACATTGTAGTTGAATTACCATATGCATTCGCCACCCAAAAGGCTGAAACATTTGCAAATGGAGCCGTATCAATACTAGATGCGCTATATTGTGATTTTCTTTGTTTTGGGAGTGAAGCAGGAAAAATCGAACCTTTTTTATTAACAAACGAATTGTTGTCACAATCAAATGAATATTACGATGCACTCATACAAAAGTATATGAAAACAGGAGTTAGCTATCCAAAAGCACAAACTCTAGCTTTCCAAAACCTTTGTTCCGGAGAGCATCAGTCATCATATATAGACCTATCATTACCTAATAATATTTTAGGTTATCATTATGTAAAAGCTATACATGATCAGCGTTCTAAGATGAAGCCAACAACGATAAAGCGCACGTCTGCCGGCTATCATGATCTCCACTTCCATTCGCCGACTATTGCAAGCGCAACTAGTATACGAAAAGCAATTTTTTCAGGTAATCTTCAAATCGATGCTTATGTACCTGATCAAACATTTAAATTAATAAACAATTATGAGGAAAAATATAAGTCTCTGCATCAGTGGGAGTGCTACTTTCAGCTTTTAAAGTATCGAATAATGACAATGAGCTTAGATGATATCAATGCAATTTATGAAGTAGAAGAGGGGCTTGAATACCGGTTAAAACAACATATCCAAAAAGCAACAAGCTTTCAGAATTTTATGGAAAGAATTAAAACAAAGAGGTACACCTGGACGAGACTCCAAAGGCTATGTACACATATTTTAACTAACACGACAAAAAGTCAAATAAATAAGTTAACTATGCAAAAATCTTCTTATATTCGATTATTGGGAATGTCAGACATTGGTCAGAAATATTTAAGTGAACATAAAAAAAAGGTGAACTTACCAATTATCTCAAAGCTTTCGACATCTCAAGATTCACTATTAGATCTTGATATAAAGGCTGCACATACATATTTTATGATTATGCCTGAACCTATACGAACTAAGCTACTACAAAAAGAATTTGCAACACCTCCTATTCGGTTTAATAAAAATTAA
- a CDS encoding YceD family protein, giving the protein MKWTISQLNQLQNKGLKIDEKIDLSDLVKTHPDIRDISPVNVKGRADINSTKVTFHLSISGSMVLPCSRTLVDVPYPFSIDTTETFLLKPTDYETEEDFYLPEGDLIDLIPIIKEIIVVEIPMQVFCDDVTNEEGAAPQVGKDWEVISEEDQKNKVDPRLAGLAKFFDNEES; this is encoded by the coding sequence TTGAAATGGACAATTAGTCAGCTAAATCAATTGCAAAACAAGGGGTTAAAGATTGATGAGAAAATTGATCTAAGTGACTTGGTCAAAACCCATCCGGATATTCGAGACATTTCACCAGTAAATGTTAAAGGAAGAGCGGATATTAACTCGACCAAAGTTACGTTCCATTTATCAATTTCAGGTTCAATGGTTTTACCTTGTTCTCGAACTTTAGTGGATGTTCCATATCCATTTTCAATTGATACAACGGAAACTTTCTTACTAAAACCAACGGACTATGAAACGGAAGAGGATTTTTATCTTCCTGAGGGAGATTTAATTGATTTAATCCCTATTATTAAAGAAATCATAGTTGTTGAAATTCCTATGCAAGTGTTCTGTGATGATGTAACAAATGAAGAAGGTGCTGCTCCACAAGTTGGGAAAGACTGGGAAGTAATTTCTGAAGAAGATCAGAAAAACAAAGTTGATCCTAGGTTGGCTGGACTGGCAAAGTTCTTCGATAATGAAGAAAGCTAA
- a CDS encoding RsfA family transcriptional regulator has product MTTTRQDAWTHDEDLLLAEVVLRHIREGATQLAAFEEVGRKLSRTPAACGFRWNSYVRKQYKTGIEVAKKQRKELRINTTQETLDQAEANDEVASEAPVLQPTVQSKNTIKELISFLQQYEESPSLEVVQEENSQLKIKIQGLERKVAELIQEKQSLVNHIQIVEEDYRALIEIMDRARKMVILQEDERSRKVKFQMDKNGNLERVEK; this is encoded by the coding sequence ATGACAACTACACGTCAAGACGCATGGACACATGATGAAGACTTATTGCTAGCAGAAGTTGTATTAAGGCATATTCGCGAAGGAGCTACCCAACTTGCAGCTTTTGAGGAAGTTGGCCGCAAATTATCTAGAACACCTGCTGCTTGTGGGTTTAGATGGAATTCTTATGTTCGCAAACAATATAAAACAGGTATTGAAGTTGCAAAGAAACAAAGAAAAGAACTTAGAATAAATACTACACAAGAAACACTCGATCAAGCCGAAGCTAATGATGAAGTAGCTAGTGAAGCTCCTGTACTACAACCAACTGTGCAATCAAAAAATACTATTAAAGAGCTTATTTCCTTTCTTCAACAATATGAGGAATCTCCATCTCTTGAAGTAGTTCAAGAGGAAAATAGTCAATTAAAAATAAAAATTCAAGGATTGGAAAGAAAAGTAGCAGAACTAATACAGGAAAAGCAATCTCTTGTGAATCATATACAAATAGTTGAAGAGGATTATCGTGCATTGATTGAAATTATGGATCGAGCTAGAAAAATGGTTATTCTTCAAGAAGATGAAAGAAGCAGAAAAGTTAAATTTCAAATGGATAAAAACGGTAATCTTGAAAGGGTAGAAAAGTAA